From the Solanum pennellii chromosome 4, SPENNV200 genome, one window contains:
- the LOC107016069 gene encoding uncharacterized protein LOC107016069 isoform X1: MEDQIVEWRIVEHTSLKDEEEEEEEDDEDEGKLKESNIRWIVNKGLGLGKKVMITGIVISSAPVVLPPLIVVSALGFASSVPFGLAFASYTCIEKLMNTLLPRSEPPLLLEYGDMYEDDEQVGGKGPGFGGEMLMEEEEKKEREDVKEGVQMRIELESGGYEGGQTPVEDEDVGRAEKEREINVDEDVKEEGYEEDVGEYLEGENEGPMKEENLETERAREAENWEFDEKIKVTEGLDLVAKEARGENEGEKDLTLTPGLPDKNFVEVYVGDGVKEDSLGSSGGLEGNEDRKVTRPEIIEKPLVSKDERVDSLVRELQGTKTGGGPEVTSEENVIIEVTRKPNVSKSSKKHHKKKKASESKDVAISEKGEGLSNKQQEDTDVKIIGKKEEVKDEVKVKHDEKHLRVKRETKEGRDEVNQSGVSKNAKKVAEMDRTLPGSRDAGISKDGGQAANSTKDPKGASNGKHVAKDASRPLEGKDNLVAAKEVQRKAPDDRGNLPSERKGNTDRKENAYAGGVNQISGRAGIPEAKPVKESFSEEKIWEKINAMRTIVGYTAATQPLLVDELKALYIFTGVEPPSMFSNPSTLEEVNDKLQFLMSIVGIK, translated from the exons ATGGAAGATCAAATTGTGGAGTGGAGGATTGTGGAGCATACTTCGTTAAAAgatgaggaggaagaagaagaggaagatgatGAGGACGAGGGGAAATTGAAAGAGAGTAATATAAGATGGATTGTGAACAAAGGATTGGGGTTGGGGAAGAAGGTTATGATTACAGGTATTGTAATCTCTTCTGCTCCAGTGGTTCTTCCTCCGCTTATTGTTGTTTCTGCACTCGGGTTTGCATCTTCGGTTCCTTTTGGTCTTGCTTTTGCTAGTTATACTTGTATTGAGAAGCTTATGAATACGTTGCTTCCGAGGTCAGAGCCACCTCTACTGTTGGAGTATGGGGATATGTATGAAGATGATGAACAAGTAGGAGGGAAAGGTCCTGGTTTTGGTGGAGAAATGTTGATGGAAGaggaggaaaagaaagaaagggaggATGTAAAAGAAGGGGTTCAAATGAGAATTGAGTTGGAGAGCGGTGGATACGAGGGAGGACAGACTCCTGTTGAAGATGAAGATGTTGGCAGAGCGGAGAAAGAAAGAGAGATAAATGTAGATGAGGATGTTAAAGAAGAAGGATACGAAGAAGATGTGGGTGAATACTTGGAAGGAGAGAATGAGGGACCAATGAAGGAGGAGAATTTAGAAACCGAACGAGCTAGAGAAGCagaaaattgggaatttgacGAAAAGATTAAGGTAACTGAGGGTTTGGATCTGGTCGCCAAAGAAGCCAGGGGAGAAAATGAGGGCGAAAAAGACCTTACTTTAACACCAGGTCTGCCAGATAAGAATTTTGTTGAAGTATATGTAGGTGATGGAGTGAAGGAAGATTCATTAGGGAGTTCAGGTGGACTTGAGGGAAATGAGGATAGAAAGGTTACGCGTCCTGAAATCATAGAGAAGCCATTGGTAAGCAAGGATGAGAGGGTAGATAGTCTTGTGAGAGAGCTTCAAGGAACAAAAACTGGAGGAGGACCCGAGGTTACTTCGGAAGAAAACGTGATAATAGAAGTAACAAGGAAACCAAATGTCAGCAAAAGCTCAAAGAAACACcacaaaaagaagaaagcaaGTGAAAGTAAAGATGTTGCAATATCAGAGAAAGGGGAGGGGTTGAGCAACAAGCAGCAGGAAGACACTGATGTGAAAATCATAGGGAAAAAGGAAGAGGTAAAGGATGAAGTTAAGGTGAAGCATGACGAGAAGCATTTACGGGTGAAAAGGGAGACCAAAGAAGGAAGAGACGAGGTCAACCAAAGTGGTGTTTCCAAGAATGCCAAGAAAGTTGCTGAGATGGACAGAACACTGCCCGGAAGCAGAGATGCAGGAATTAGCAAGGATGGTGGGCAAGCTGCGAACTCGACCAAGGATCCTAAAGGAGCATCCAATGGCAAGCATGTTGCAAAAGATGCTTCGCGTCCACTGGAAGGCAAGGATAACCTGGTAGCTGCAAAAGAGGTTCAAAGGAAGGCACCTGATGACCGCGGGAACCTTCCGTCTGAAAGAAAAGGGAACACTGATCGAAAGGAAAATGCCTATGCCGGTGGTGTCAATCAGATTTCTGGAAGAGCAGGGATTCCAGAGGCCAAACCCGTCAAG GAGTCCTTCAGTGAGGAGAAGATATGGGAGAAGATTAACGCAATGAGAACAATTGTGGGATACACAGCAGCCACCCAACCTTTGTTGGTCGATGAACTTAAGGCACTATACATCTTTACTGGAGTTGAGCCTCCATCTATGTTCAGTAACCCGTCCACTTTGGAAGAAGTGAATGACAAGCTTCAGTTTCTTATGTCGATTGTGGGAATAAAGTGA
- the LOC107016069 gene encoding uncharacterized protein LOC107016069 isoform X2 — protein sequence MEDQIVEWRIVEHTSLKDEEEEEEEDDEDEGKLKESNIRWIVNKGLGLGKKVMITGIVISSAPVVLPPLIVVSALGFASSVPFGLAFASYTCIEKLMNTLLPRSEPPLLLEYGDMYEDDEQVGGKGPGFGGEMLMEEEEKKEREDVKEGVQMRIELESGGYEGGQTPVEDEDVGRAEKEREINVDEDVKEEGYEEDVGEYLEGENEGPMKEENLETERAREAENWEFDEKIKVTEGLDLVAKEARGENEGEKDLTLTPGLPDKNFVEVYVGDGVKEDSLGSSGGLEGNEDRKVTRPEIIEKPLVSKDERVDSLVRELQGTKTGGGPEVTSEENVIIEVTRKPNVSKSSKKHHKKKKASESKDVAISEKGEGLSNKQQEDTDVKIIGKKEEVKDEVKVKHDEKHLRVKRETKEGRDEVNQSGVSKNAKKVAEMDRTLPGSRDAGISKDGGQAANSTKDPKGASNGKHVAKDASRPLEGKDNLVAAKEVQRKAPDDRGNLPSERKGNTDRKENAYAGGVNQISGRAGIPEAKPVK from the exons ATGGAAGATCAAATTGTGGAGTGGAGGATTGTGGAGCATACTTCGTTAAAAgatgaggaggaagaagaagaggaagatgatGAGGACGAGGGGAAATTGAAAGAGAGTAATATAAGATGGATTGTGAACAAAGGATTGGGGTTGGGGAAGAAGGTTATGATTACAGGTATTGTAATCTCTTCTGCTCCAGTGGTTCTTCCTCCGCTTATTGTTGTTTCTGCACTCGGGTTTGCATCTTCGGTTCCTTTTGGTCTTGCTTTTGCTAGTTATACTTGTATTGAGAAGCTTATGAATACGTTGCTTCCGAGGTCAGAGCCACCTCTACTGTTGGAGTATGGGGATATGTATGAAGATGATGAACAAGTAGGAGGGAAAGGTCCTGGTTTTGGTGGAGAAATGTTGATGGAAGaggaggaaaagaaagaaagggaggATGTAAAAGAAGGGGTTCAAATGAGAATTGAGTTGGAGAGCGGTGGATACGAGGGAGGACAGACTCCTGTTGAAGATGAAGATGTTGGCAGAGCGGAGAAAGAAAGAGAGATAAATGTAGATGAGGATGTTAAAGAAGAAGGATACGAAGAAGATGTGGGTGAATACTTGGAAGGAGAGAATGAGGGACCAATGAAGGAGGAGAATTTAGAAACCGAACGAGCTAGAGAAGCagaaaattgggaatttgacGAAAAGATTAAGGTAACTGAGGGTTTGGATCTGGTCGCCAAAGAAGCCAGGGGAGAAAATGAGGGCGAAAAAGACCTTACTTTAACACCAGGTCTGCCAGATAAGAATTTTGTTGAAGTATATGTAGGTGATGGAGTGAAGGAAGATTCATTAGGGAGTTCAGGTGGACTTGAGGGAAATGAGGATAGAAAGGTTACGCGTCCTGAAATCATAGAGAAGCCATTGGTAAGCAAGGATGAGAGGGTAGATAGTCTTGTGAGAGAGCTTCAAGGAACAAAAACTGGAGGAGGACCCGAGGTTACTTCGGAAGAAAACGTGATAATAGAAGTAACAAGGAAACCAAATGTCAGCAAAAGCTCAAAGAAACACcacaaaaagaagaaagcaaGTGAAAGTAAAGATGTTGCAATATCAGAGAAAGGGGAGGGGTTGAGCAACAAGCAGCAGGAAGACACTGATGTGAAAATCATAGGGAAAAAGGAAGAGGTAAAGGATGAAGTTAAGGTGAAGCATGACGAGAAGCATTTACGGGTGAAAAGGGAGACCAAAGAAGGAAGAGACGAGGTCAACCAAAGTGGTGTTTCCAAGAATGCCAAGAAAGTTGCTGAGATGGACAGAACACTGCCCGGAAGCAGAGATGCAGGAATTAGCAAGGATGGTGGGCAAGCTGCGAACTCGACCAAGGATCCTAAAGGAGCATCCAATGGCAAGCATGTTGCAAAAGATGCTTCGCGTCCACTGGAAGGCAAGGATAACCTGGTAGCTGCAAAAGAGGTTCAAAGGAAGGCACCTGATGACCGCGGGAACCTTCCGTCTGAAAGAAAAGGGAACACTGATCGAAAGGAAAATGCCTATGCCGGTGGTGTCAATCAGATTTCTGGAAGAGCAGGGATTCCAGAGGCCAAACCCGTCAAG TGA